The Lycium barbarum isolate Lr01 chromosome 9, ASM1917538v2, whole genome shotgun sequence genome has a segment encoding these proteins:
- the LOC132610299 gene encoding hydrolase 3-like, translated as MASDEIVKEVDDYFRLYKSGRIERFYDVHGSFYVPPSPENPSNGVFSKDVTISPHVSARLYLPENTTDAQKLPVLVHYHGGGLCIESAFFTWIHRYVNSLASELNVIVVSVDYRLAPEVDVPTIYEDCWNALQWVASHANEKYSSSINNRDSWLTNYGDFSELFLVGDSAGGNIVYHMTMRAGKESLNNEVKVTGSILAYPYFLIRNIDIDEEGLAYKIWVNICPPLESGLLSPIDSPLINPFSEKAPSLSGLGCSRLLLCMGKKDYVIPIEIGGRFVEGVNKSGWNGELEFVEIDEGHSFQIYKPESEEAKRMMKCYAAFVHRQ; from the coding sequence ATGGCTTCTGACGAGATAGTCAAAGAAGTGGACGATTACTTCCGGCTATACAAAAGCGGCCGCATTGAGCGTTTCTACGACGTGCATGGTTCTTTTTACGTTCCCCCTTCACCAGAAAACCCATCAAACGGTGTCTTTTCCAAAGACGTTACTATCTCACCCCACGTATCCGCCAGACTCTACCTACCTGAAAACACCACCGATGCCCAAAAACTCCCCGTCTTAGTGCATTACCACGGTGGTGGACTTTGCATCGAATCCGCCTTCTTTACTTGGATTCACCGTTATGTTAACTCTTTAGCTTCTGAGTTAAACGTCATTGTTGTTTCTGTAGATTACCGCTTAGCCCCAGAAGTTGATGTACCAACTATTTACGAAGATTGTTGGAATGCACTTCAATGGGTCGCTTCGCATGCTAATGAAAAGTACTCCTCCAGTATTAATAATAGAGACTCATGGTTAACAAATTATGGTGATTTTAGTGAATTGTTTTTAGTTGGGGACAGTGCTGGTGGCAATATAGTGTACCATATGACTATGAGGGCTGGCAAAGAAAGCTTGAATAATGAGGTGAAAGTTACTGGATCAATTCTTGCTTATCCTTATTTCTTAATTCGAAATATAGATATTGATGAGGAGGGGTTGGCTTATAAAATTTGGGTTAATATTTGTCCGCCATTAGAGTCTGGATTATTATCCCCAATTGATAGTCCATTAATTAACCCATTTTCTGAAAAGGCTCCATCGTTATCAGGGCTAGGTTGTTCAAGACTTTTGTTATGTATGGGAAAAAAAGACTATGTAATTCCAATAGAAATTGGGGGTCGATTTGTTGAAGGGGTGAATAAGAGTGGGTGGAATGGAGAATTGGAGTTTGTTGAGATTGATGAAGGACATTCTTTTCAGATTTATAAACCTGAATCTGAAGAAGCCAAACGTATGATGAAGTGTTATGCAGCTTTCGTCCATCGCCAATGA